Proteins found in one Bremerella volcania genomic segment:
- a CDS encoding prolyl oligopeptidase family serine peptidase: protein MRAIPLLLVGLVSFLLPHGGNIVMAQTAAETPSEDPNLWLEDVTGEKALDWVKEQNKESTAQLTESEDFQQLEDKILKILNSNERIPFVVKRGPYYYNFWQDGEHPRGLWRRTTPEEYKKDNPEWDVIIDVDALGKEEGENWVWHGVSMLRPDYRHAIVKLSRGGADADIKREFDMETREFVKDGFYLPEAKSRVSWKDKDTLIVGTDFGEGSLTDSGYPRIVKEWKRGTELSAAKTIFEGEKTDVSVTGIYDETPGFEREFVSRAITFWTSKLWEVVDGELIEIEKPDDAEVNVHREWIFVQPRSTWEVGGKTYEPGALLVGNYDDYMNGKREFTVLFEPTDRKSLAGYSPTKNHLIVNELDNVRNKIYLWTPGEDGKWKSEPLPGVPQFGSISAGAVDEEESDEFFLTVTDYTLPTTLYLGTCGDPKLEKLKSLPAFYDATGMVVEQYEATSKDGTKIPYFQVSHKDLKLDGKNATLLYGYGGFEVPLTPNYSATTGTAWLTEGGVFVVANIRGGGEFGPKWHQAALKENRHKAYEDFIAVAEDLIARKVTSPEHLGVMGGSNGGLLTGNMLVLRPDLWGAVVSQVPLLDMKRFHLLLAGASWMGEYGNPDDPEQWEFMKTFSPYHLVQKDVKYPNTLFTTSTRDDRVHPGHARKMVAQMKKMGHPVLYYENIEGGHAGAADNKQRAFMTALTYEFLKQQLMGK from the coding sequence ATGCGTGCGATCCCCCTGCTTCTCGTTGGTTTGGTCTCATTTCTTTTGCCTCACGGAGGAAACATCGTCATGGCGCAAACGGCCGCGGAAACACCGTCCGAAGACCCCAATCTTTGGCTGGAAGACGTCACCGGCGAAAAGGCCCTCGACTGGGTCAAAGAACAAAACAAAGAAAGCACCGCTCAATTGACCGAGTCGGAAGACTTTCAGCAGTTGGAAGACAAGATTTTGAAGATCCTCAACTCGAACGAGCGGATCCCCTTCGTCGTCAAACGCGGCCCTTACTACTACAACTTCTGGCAGGATGGCGAGCACCCGCGTGGCCTGTGGCGCCGCACCACTCCGGAAGAATACAAGAAGGATAACCCCGAGTGGGACGTCATCATCGACGTCGACGCCCTCGGTAAGGAAGAAGGGGAAAACTGGGTCTGGCACGGCGTCTCGATGCTGCGGCCTGACTATCGTCACGCGATCGTGAAGCTCTCGCGCGGCGGCGCCGATGCCGACATCAAACGCGAGTTCGACATGGAAACGCGTGAGTTCGTCAAAGACGGTTTCTACCTTCCGGAAGCCAAGAGCCGCGTCTCGTGGAAAGATAAAGACACCCTGATCGTCGGTACCGACTTCGGCGAAGGCTCGCTCACCGACTCCGGTTACCCGCGCATCGTCAAAGAGTGGAAACGCGGCACCGAACTGTCCGCGGCCAAGACGATCTTCGAAGGGGAAAAGACCGACGTCAGCGTTACCGGCATCTACGACGAAACGCCTGGCTTCGAGCGCGAATTCGTCAGCCGGGCGATCACCTTCTGGACCAGCAAGCTGTGGGAAGTGGTCGATGGCGAACTGATCGAGATCGAAAAGCCGGATGATGCCGAGGTGAACGTCCACCGCGAGTGGATCTTCGTCCAACCGCGCAGCACGTGGGAAGTCGGCGGCAAGACCTACGAGCCAGGTGCGTTGCTGGTGGGCAACTACGACGACTACATGAACGGCAAGCGGGAGTTTACCGTGCTGTTCGAGCCGACTGACCGCAAGTCGCTGGCCGGCTACAGCCCGACCAAGAATCACTTGATCGTCAACGAACTGGATAACGTCCGCAACAAGATCTATTTGTGGACCCCTGGCGAAGATGGCAAGTGGAAGAGCGAGCCCCTGCCGGGCGTGCCGCAGTTCGGTTCGATCTCGGCCGGTGCGGTCGACGAAGAAGAGTCGGACGAGTTCTTCCTGACGGTCACCGACTACACCCTGCCAACGACGTTGTACCTGGGTACCTGCGGTGATCCCAAGCTGGAAAAGCTGAAGTCGCTGCCGGCGTTCTACGACGCGACCGGCATGGTGGTCGAGCAGTACGAAGCGACCTCGAAGGATGGCACCAAGATTCCCTACTTCCAGGTTTCGCACAAAGACCTGAAACTCGACGGCAAAAACGCCACTTTGCTCTACGGCTACGGCGGGTTTGAAGTTCCGCTGACGCCGAATTACTCGGCCACCACCGGCACGGCCTGGCTGACCGAAGGAGGCGTCTTCGTCGTGGCCAACATTCGCGGTGGCGGCGAGTTCGGACCGAAGTGGCATCAGGCCGCGCTGAAAGAAAACCGCCACAAAGCGTACGAAGACTTTATTGCGGTCGCCGAGGATCTCATCGCCCGCAAGGTCACCTCGCCCGAACATCTCGGCGTGATGGGTGGCAGTAACGGTGGTCTGCTCACCGGCAACATGCTGGTGCTGCGGCCTGACCTGTGGGGCGCGGTGGTCAGCCAGGTTCCACTGCTGGACATGAAGCGTTTCCATCTGCTGCTGGCCGGTGCCAGTTGGATGGGCGAGTATGGTAACCCCGACGACCCCGAGCAATGGGAATTCATGAAAACCTTTTCGCCGTATCACCTGGTGCAGAAGGACGTGAAGTACCCCAACACCCTCTTCACCACCAGCACCCGCGACGACCGCGTCCACCCTGGCCATGCCCGGAAGATGGTTGCCCAGATGAAAAAGATGGGGCATCCGGTTCTCTACTACGAAAACATCGAAGGAGGCCACGCCGGCGCCGCCGACAACAAACAGCGCGCCTTCATGACGGCGTTGACCTACGAGTTCCTCAAACAGCAACTCATGGGGAAATAG
- a CDS encoding serine hydroxymethyltransferase, which produces MNLIKQNDPEVWAAIQAEQVRQADGLEMIASENYTSAAIQQAVGSVLTNKYAEGYPGRRYYGGCEHVDVIEQLAIDRAKQLFGAEHANVQPHAGSQANFAVYLTAVEPGDTILGLDLAHGGHLTHGMKLNVSGILYNFINYGVDRETHRLDFDAIAKLAKEHKPKLIVAGASAYPREIPHEKFAEIANDVGAKLFVDMAHYAGLVAGGIHNSPVPYADFVTTTCHKTLRGPRSGLILCKEEHQKLINRNVFPGTQGGPLMHVIAGKAICFQEALQPEFKQYAQQVVDNAKTLADTLLAGGLKLVSGGTENHLMLVDVTAVGTTGTAAENALGACGITVNKNMIPFDQRKPMDPSGVRIGTPALTTRGMKTDEMKTIGGWILEALKAPEDATLHGRIRGEVATLCEQFPVPGQAVELH; this is translated from the coding sequence ATGAACTTAATTAAGCAAAACGATCCCGAGGTTTGGGCAGCCATCCAGGCCGAGCAGGTCCGTCAGGCCGATGGGCTCGAAATGATTGCCTCGGAAAACTACACCAGTGCCGCCATTCAACAGGCCGTCGGCAGCGTGCTGACCAACAAGTACGCCGAAGGCTACCCTGGGCGTCGCTATTACGGCGGCTGCGAACATGTCGACGTGATCGAACAACTGGCCATCGACCGAGCCAAACAACTGTTCGGTGCCGAGCACGCCAACGTGCAGCCCCATGCCGGCAGCCAGGCCAACTTCGCCGTTTATCTGACGGCCGTCGAGCCAGGCGATACGATCTTGGGCCTGGACCTGGCCCACGGCGGTCACCTGACGCACGGCATGAAGCTGAACGTCAGCGGCATTCTGTACAACTTCATCAATTACGGCGTCGATCGTGAAACGCATCGCTTGGATTTCGACGCGATCGCCAAGCTGGCCAAAGAGCACAAGCCGAAGCTGATCGTCGCCGGTGCTTCCGCCTACCCGCGTGAGATCCCGCACGAAAAGTTCGCCGAGATCGCCAATGACGTCGGGGCGAAGCTGTTCGTCGATATGGCTCACTACGCCGGCCTGGTCGCTGGCGGCATCCACAACAGCCCGGTGCCGTATGCCGACTTCGTCACGACGACCTGTCACAAGACGCTGCGTGGCCCTCGTTCGGGTCTGATCCTGTGCAAGGAAGAGCACCAGAAACTGATCAACCGCAACGTCTTCCCCGGCACGCAAGGGGGCCCGCTGATGCACGTCATCGCCGGCAAGGCGATCTGCTTCCAGGAAGCGTTGCAGCCTGAGTTCAAGCAGTACGCCCAGCAAGTGGTCGACAACGCCAAGACCCTGGCCGACACGCTGCTGGCCGGCGGCTTGAAGCTGGTCTCCGGCGGCACCGAAAACCACCTCATGCTGGTCGACGTCACCGCCGTGGGTACCACCGGCACGGCTGCCGAAAACGCCCTGGGTGCGTGCGGCATCACGGTCAATAAGAACATGATCCCATTCGACCAGCGCAAGCCGATGGACCCCAGCGGCGTGCGAATCGGAACCCCAGCCCTCACCACGCGTGGCATGAAAACCGACGAAATGAAGACGATCGGCGGTTGGATCCTGGAAGCCCTGAAAGCCCCCGAGGATGCCACCCTCCACGGCCGCATCCGCGGCGAAGTCGCCACGCTGTGCGAACAGTTCCCGGTACCAGGACAGGCGGTTGAGTTGCACTAA
- a CDS encoding DUF4190 domain-containing protein, with protein MNESNPYNSPHSGLEASTGVEPLDTTGDGTGGLIPYKNPAALGAYYLGIVGLFPVIGIFASIPAFVLGIMGLRRRAQNPAVKGSVHAWIGIVLGFLATLMNLSCIGTIVFGFVS; from the coding sequence ATGAATGAGTCCAATCCGTACAATTCGCCTCATAGCGGCTTGGAAGCATCGACCGGCGTCGAGCCGTTGGATACTACAGGAGACGGCACCGGCGGGCTGATTCCTTACAAAAACCCAGCCGCGCTGGGTGCTTATTACCTAGGGATCGTGGGGCTTTTTCCGGTGATCGGCATCTTCGCCTCGATCCCGGCCTTCGTCCTGGGCATCATGGGCCTGCGTCGAAGGGCCCAGAACCCGGCGGTGAAAGGATCGGTCCACGCGTGGATCGGAATCGTGCTGGGCTTTCTGGCCACGCTAATGAATTTGTCGTGCATCGGAACGATCGTGTTCGGATTCGTCAGCTAA
- a CDS encoding thioredoxin family protein yields MPFDSQYHEQAPTREEIDQTPGKVVLEFGANWCGHCQGLSSTVESLLSSAHDVQHIRVADGKGKRLGRSFGVKLWPTLVLLSDGEVVEQLVRPSPDHLTNAFTSFAST; encoded by the coding sequence ATGCCGTTCGATTCGCAATACCACGAACAGGCCCCAACCCGTGAAGAGATCGACCAAACGCCTGGCAAGGTCGTTCTCGAGTTCGGTGCCAACTGGTGCGGCCACTGTCAGGGGCTTTCCTCGACGGTCGAGTCGCTTCTATCGAGTGCCCACGACGTCCAGCACATCCGCGTCGCCGACGGCAAAGGCAAACGCCTGGGACGCAGCTTCGGGGTGAAGCTCTGGCCGACGCTGGTGCTGCTTTCCGATGGAGAGGTCGTCGAGCAATTGGTGCGCCCCTCGCCAGACCATTTGACCAATGCATTCACGTCATTCGCGTCGACGTAA
- a CDS encoding SDR family oxidoreductase: MSLEGKVALIVGGGSGIGKAIALSLAADGAKVAIAGRRFEVLEQVAAQSEAEIHCHSVDVSDRTSVKGLFDFVSKTLGPLDILVNAAGINIKTRSMAEMTPEQWDQVMQINATGGYNLLYEALPPMRERKDGLIINISSISGKRAYALGGIAYCASKFAMTALGTAVGNEVAADGVRITNIYPGEVETPILEQRPAAPTAEHRARMLQPEDFSEVVLAICHLPPRAHVAELIIKPTKQEYT; encoded by the coding sequence ATGTCGCTGGAAGGAAAAGTCGCTCTGATTGTTGGTGGTGGTTCGGGTATCGGCAAGGCGATTGCCCTGTCGCTGGCCGCCGATGGAGCGAAGGTCGCCATCGCAGGCCGCCGATTTGAAGTCCTCGAGCAGGTCGCTGCCCAAAGCGAAGCCGAGATCCACTGCCACAGCGTCGACGTATCCGATCGAACCAGCGTGAAGGGGCTGTTCGACTTCGTTTCGAAGACGCTCGGCCCGCTCGATATTCTGGTCAACGCCGCCGGCATCAACATCAAGACTCGCAGCATGGCCGAAATGACCCCTGAGCAGTGGGACCAGGTCATGCAAATCAACGCGACCGGCGGCTACAACCTGCTGTACGAAGCACTGCCGCCGATGCGCGAGCGTAAAGATGGGCTGATCATCAACATCTCGTCGATCTCCGGTAAACGAGCCTATGCATTGGGCGGCATCGCCTACTGCGCGTCGAAGTTCGCAATGACCGCCCTGGGCACCGCCGTCGGCAACGAAGTCGCCGCCGATGGGGTCCGCATCACCAACATCTACCCCGGCGAAGTCGAAACCCCGATCCTCGAGCAGCGCCCGGCAGCCCCAACGGCCGAGCACCGTGCCCGGATGCTGCAGCCGGAAGATTTCAGCGAGGTAGTCCTGGCGATCTGCCATCTACCGCCACGAGCCCACGTGGCCGAACTGATCATCAAGCCGACAAAGCAGGAATATACTTAA
- a CDS encoding enoyl-ACP reductase FabI, translating into MGLFTGKKGLIVGVANDRSIAWGIAQKIMEEGGECGFTHLPDKPDDERQKNRRRVSKLTDEYENAKFLVPLDVQSDANIAEVMKTAESELGKIDFLLHSVAFATIEDIRVPTVQCSREGFKLAMDISAYSMIALTNAARPLFNDGASVCAMTYFGGEKAVPGYNMMGVCKAALDSIVKYLSFDMGEYNVRVNAISAGPLKTLAASAVGSKEMEDLYEAVSPLGRNITMEEVSNSGAFLLSDLASGITGEILHVDGGYNIMGSPGRMAGEYMRLRKEVEGK; encoded by the coding sequence ATGGGACTATTCACCGGTAAAAAAGGCCTGATCGTCGGTGTCGCCAACGATCGATCGATCGCTTGGGGAATCGCTCAAAAGATCATGGAAGAAGGAGGCGAGTGTGGATTCACTCACCTGCCTGATAAGCCGGACGACGAGCGTCAGAAGAATCGTCGCCGCGTTTCCAAGCTTACCGACGAATACGAAAACGCCAAGTTTCTGGTCCCGCTTGACGTTCAGTCGGACGCGAACATCGCCGAAGTGATGAAGACCGCCGAAAGCGAACTGGGCAAGATCGACTTTCTGCTGCACTCGGTTGCCTTCGCCACGATCGAAGACATCCGCGTGCCGACCGTGCAGTGCAGTCGCGAAGGTTTCAAACTGGCCATGGACATCAGCGCCTACAGCATGATTGCCCTGACCAATGCCGCTCGCCCGCTATTTAACGACGGCGCTTCGGTCTGTGCGATGACCTATTTCGGCGGCGAAAAGGCGGTTCCGGGCTACAACATGATGGGCGTTTGCAAGGCCGCTTTGGACAGCATCGTGAAGTATCTGTCGTTTGACATGGGCGAGTACAACGTTCGAGTGAACGCGATCAGTGCCGGTCCTTTGAAGACCCTGGCCGCGAGTGCCGTGGGGTCGAAGGAAATGGAAGACCTGTACGAAGCTGTCTCGCCCCTTGGCCGTAACATCACCATGGAAGAAGTCAGCAACTCGGGTGCGTTCCTGTTGTCGGACTTGGCCAGCGGCATCACCGGCGAAATTCTGCATGTCGATGGCGGCTACAACATCATGGGCAGTCCTGGCCGGATGGCAGGCGAATACATGCGGCTTCGCAAGGAAGTGGAAGGTAAATAA
- a CDS encoding CBS domain-containing protein: MSIPTSTTAPTAPTLTARDFMATKLITLSPDEDALAAIRKLLHYRISGAPVVDSEGNFLGIFSEKTSMRFLLDAAYSQLPSNRVGAFMNTDIARLITADTDWLSCAQIFLSTPYRRLPVLEGTKLIGQVSRRDLLNAAMQMIDKRDKRNGKYVMYFSALMEQYDAPVD, encoded by the coding sequence ATGTCGATTCCGACTTCGACGACTGCGCCGACCGCACCGACGCTCACGGCGCGCGACTTTATGGCTACCAAGCTGATAACCCTCAGCCCGGATGAGGATGCGTTGGCGGCCATTCGAAAACTACTGCACTATCGAATTTCCGGGGCTCCGGTGGTAGACAGCGAAGGAAACTTCTTGGGGATCTTTTCCGAAAAGACTTCGATGCGTTTCCTGTTGGACGCTGCCTACTCGCAGCTTCCCTCGAACCGGGTCGGGGCGTTCATGAACACCGACATCGCTCGGTTGATCACCGCCGACACCGACTGGTTAAGCTGTGCCCAGATCTTCCTTTCCACTCCCTATCGGCGGTTGCCGGTGCTGGAAGGGACTAAGCTCATCGGTCAGGTAAGCCGTCGCGACTTGCTCAATGCGGCGATGCAAATGATCGACAAACGTGACAAGCGAAACGGCAAGTACGTCATGTACTTCAGTGCCTTGATGGAACAGTACGACGCTCCGGTCGACTAA
- a CDS encoding calcium/sodium antiporter: protein MLLAVGLIVVGLVALVVGGELLVRGASTLAAYLGVSPLIIGLTVVAFGTSAPELAVSLKAGLSGQADIAVGNVVGSNVFNILFILGVSALVSPLVVNSQLIRRELPLMVLVSVVTWGLAYSGSVGRIEGLVLVAGLIAYVAWTVIESRRESQAVVQEFAEEFDKPPRSKWGLALQLLWIVLGLVVLALGSRWLVDGAVMIARQMGMSELLIGLTIVAAGTSLPEVVASITASIKGERDIAVGNVVGSNLFNLMCVLGMTAVIVPDGVPVAPSAIWQEFPVMIAASVMCLPIFFTGYRIDRWEGGLFLAWYVLYTVYLVLVATESPLAQTVGSILLLGGVPLTVLILVVSVLFTRRSGPEMPNESGNRA from the coding sequence ATGTTATTGGCCGTCGGTTTGATTGTCGTTGGTCTGGTGGCTTTGGTTGTGGGAGGGGAACTACTGGTTCGTGGGGCGTCCACGCTCGCGGCCTATCTTGGCGTTTCTCCGCTAATCATCGGGTTGACGGTTGTTGCCTTCGGGACCAGTGCCCCGGAACTGGCGGTCTCGCTGAAAGCGGGTCTCTCAGGCCAGGCCGACATCGCCGTCGGCAATGTGGTGGGGAGCAACGTCTTCAACATCCTCTTCATTTTGGGCGTTTCGGCGCTGGTTTCTCCGCTGGTGGTCAACAGTCAACTGATCCGCCGCGAGCTTCCTTTGATGGTATTGGTCTCGGTGGTGACGTGGGGCCTGGCGTACAGTGGAAGCGTGGGACGCATTGAAGGGCTTGTCTTGGTGGCTGGGCTGATCGCGTACGTCGCCTGGACGGTGATCGAAAGCCGCCGCGAGTCCCAGGCCGTCGTGCAGGAGTTCGCCGAAGAGTTCGACAAGCCTCCCCGGTCGAAATGGGGACTGGCGCTACAACTGCTGTGGATCGTGCTGGGACTGGTCGTGCTGGCGTTGGGTTCGCGCTGGCTGGTCGATGGTGCCGTGATGATTGCCCGGCAGATGGGCATGAGCGAGTTGTTGATCGGGCTGACGATCGTCGCCGCGGGGACCTCGCTCCCCGAAGTCGTCGCGTCGATCACCGCATCGATCAAAGGGGAACGCGACATCGCCGTAGGCAACGTCGTGGGAAGCAACCTGTTCAACTTGATGTGCGTGCTCGGGATGACGGCCGTGATCGTCCCCGATGGCGTTCCGGTAGCCCCATCTGCCATTTGGCAAGAGTTTCCGGTGATGATTGCGGCGAGCGTGATGTGCCTGCCGATCTTCTTCACCGGATATCGGATCGATCGGTGGGAAGGCGGGCTCTTTCTGGCGTGGTACGTTCTTTACACCGTTTATCTCGTGTTGGTGGCGACCGAATCGCCGTTAGCCCAAACGGTGGGGAGTATCCTCCTGCTGGGCGGCGTTCCATTAACGGTTCTAATATTGGTGGTTTCGGTTCTTTTCACGCGCCGCTCGGGGCCTGAAATGCCAAACGAAAGTGGCAATAGAGCTTAG
- a CDS encoding diphosphate--fructose-6-phosphate 1-phosphotransferase has product MSTKKNLIVAQSGGPSPVINNTLRGLVEAALQTDNIGTVYGAHHGIEGVLKEELINLTDQPAEEISLLRYTPAAGSIGTCRYKLKQWQNEDFDRCMEVFKAHNVGYFVYIGGNDSMDTANKIAKMAQDRGLDMVGIGGPKTIDNDVGDSEFKLIDHTPGYASTAKYWMHMIQYANEENRGSSPADPVLVMQAMGRKIGYIPAAARLADPKREMPLQIYMAESPCSLEELHENVNKQLKQDGRCIVVLSEGFDVGDIGARKDSFGHTSFSASNITVAQIVTNYLNDNGLAVKGAARCNVSGTDQRHAMAYASSVDLDEAYHAGEMAAVLASTGQSGYMSTILRNEGDVYSVRYDKAPLSEVANSERTFPKDWIAPSGYDVTDDFIKYAKPLLGEGMVSLPMIDGRQRMTRLQNLYADQKLPAYVPQADRQEAPKK; this is encoded by the coding sequence ATGAGCACCAAGAAGAACTTGATTGTTGCCCAAAGTGGTGGTCCCAGTCCGGTTATCAACAACACGCTGCGTGGCCTGGTGGAAGCGGCCCTGCAAACGGACAACATTGGGACGGTCTATGGTGCCCATCACGGGATCGAAGGGGTCCTGAAAGAAGAACTGATCAACTTGACCGATCAGCCCGCCGAAGAAATCTCGCTGCTGCGTTACACGCCGGCTGCCGGTTCGATCGGTACCTGCCGTTACAAGCTGAAGCAATGGCAGAACGAAGACTTCGATCGCTGCATGGAAGTGTTCAAGGCCCACAACGTTGGTTACTTCGTCTACATCGGCGGCAACGACTCGATGGACACCGCCAACAAGATCGCCAAGATGGCCCAGGATCGCGGCCTCGATATGGTCGGCATTGGCGGACCGAAGACGATCGACAACGACGTCGGCGACAGCGAGTTCAAGCTGATCGACCACACGCCTGGCTATGCTTCGACGGCCAAGTACTGGATGCACATGATTCAGTACGCTAACGAAGAAAACCGCGGCAGTTCGCCGGCAGATCCCGTGCTGGTCATGCAGGCCATGGGACGCAAGATCGGTTACATCCCGGCCGCCGCTCGTCTGGCCGACCCCAAACGCGAAATGCCGCTGCAGATCTACATGGCCGAATCGCCGTGCTCGCTCGAAGAACTGCACGAAAACGTCAACAAGCAGCTCAAGCAGGATGGCCGCTGCATCGTGGTCCTCAGCGAAGGCTTCGACGTCGGCGACATCGGTGCCCGCAAGGACTCGTTCGGACATACCAGCTTCAGTGCCAGTAACATCACGGTGGCTCAGATCGTCACCAACTACCTCAACGACAACGGGCTGGCCGTCAAGGGTGCCGCTCGTTGTAACGTCAGCGGTACCGATCAGCGTCACGCGATGGCATACGCTTCTTCGGTCGACCTGGACGAAGCGTACCACGCGGGCGAAATGGCCGCCGTGTTGGCCTCGACCGGTCAGTCGGGCTACATGTCGACCATCCTGCGAAACGAAGGGGACGTCTACAGCGTTCGTTACGACAAGGCCCCTCTGTCGGAAGTCGCCAACAGCGAACGAACCTTCCCCAAGGATTGGATCGCGCCAAGCGGTTACGACGTGACCGACGACTTCATTAAGTATGCCAAGCCGCTGCTGGGCGAAGGGATGGTCAGCCTGCCGATGATCGATGGTCGCCAACGTATGACCCGTCTGCAAAACCTGTACGCCGATCAAAAGCTGCCGGCCTACGTGCCGCAGGCCGATCGCCAGGAAGCTCCGAAGAAGTAA
- a CDS encoding HAD family hydrolase: MVYQIEPKQEFLVGIDSDGCVFDTMELKHKECFIPNIINYYELQGVSKYAREAAEFVNLYSKSRGINRFHALVEALEWLQKRPEVIERGAKITIPESLKKWIAEETKLGNPALEAKVAESNDPDLAHCLKWSKAVNETVAGMVRGVAPFPSVRKCLEKLSGKADMLVVSATPNDALNDEWTEHDIRQYVTEICGQEAGNKKETLTNAAKYKPNQALMIGDAPGDYKAAVANNCLFYPINPGDEENSWKRFYDEGIDKFLKLEFAGDYQQALLDEFDRYLPEKPSWPVVG, from the coding sequence ATGGTCTATCAGATTGAACCGAAACAAGAGTTTCTTGTCGGCATCGACTCGGATGGTTGCGTCTTCGACACGATGGAACTGAAGCACAAGGAATGCTTCATTCCCAACATCATCAACTACTACGAACTGCAAGGCGTCAGCAAGTACGCTCGCGAAGCCGCCGAGTTCGTCAATCTGTACTCCAAGAGCCGCGGCATCAATCGTTTTCACGCTTTGGTCGAAGCGCTCGAATGGCTGCAGAAGCGTCCCGAAGTGATCGAACGCGGCGCGAAGATCACCATTCCCGAGTCGCTCAAGAAGTGGATCGCCGAAGAAACCAAGCTGGGCAATCCGGCTCTGGAAGCGAAGGTCGCCGAGTCGAATGACCCCGACCTGGCCCACTGCTTGAAGTGGTCGAAGGCGGTCAACGAAACGGTCGCCGGCATGGTTCGCGGCGTGGCCCCCTTCCCTTCGGTTCGCAAGTGCCTGGAAAAGCTGAGCGGCAAGGCCGACATGCTCGTCGTTTCGGCCACGCCCAACGATGCGCTCAACGACGAATGGACCGAACATGACATCCGTCAGTACGTGACCGAAATCTGCGGCCAGGAAGCTGGCAACAAGAAGGAAACGCTGACCAACGCCGCCAAGTACAAGCCGAACCAAGCGCTGATGATCGGCGACGCTCCTGGCGACTACAAAGCAGCCGTGGCCAACAACTGCTTGTTTTACCCGATCAACCCAGGCGACGAAGAAAACAGCTGGAAGCGATTCTACGACGAAGGAATCGACAAGTTCCTGAAGCTCGAGTTCGCCGGCGATTACCAGCAGGCACTACTCGATGAATTCGACCGCTACCTGCCAGAAAAACCAAGCTGGCCGGTCGTTGGCTAG